CCCTAAGGCCGATTCCCGCACGTCTTCAACAAAATCTTTAACGACTTGTAAATTAACATCCGCTTCCAAGAGCGCTCGCCGAACTTCTTTGAGGGCGTCCTGAATGTTCGACTCCGAAATTTTAGTCTGACCTCGGAGGGTTTTCCAGGCGGATTCAAGCCGATCTGATAGGGCTTCAAACATAGCGGGTTACCTATTTGCAGATAATTATTTTGACATAGGAGCGGTAGACGCCGCTACTTAGACGAAACCGTGGCAGAGGAAGGAGTCCTCGTCACGGCAGACGTAGACTGTTTCTCCAGAACCGTCTGATAATAGCCTTCCAATTGCCGAGTCGCTGCTGCCCAGCCCCACCGTTCTGCTTCTGCTCGGGCATTACGGCGAATGGTTTCTCGCTCTTCGGAATTAGCGAGTAAACGTTGGGTGGCTTGGATAAAGTCTTGATCACTAGTGGGGTCAAACAGATATCCGTTGGCCTCATCTTCGACAATATCGGTAATGCCGCCAGAGCGAGCGGCAACCACGGGACATCCCGCAGCCATGGCTTCCAGGAGCACCAATCCTAAGGTTTCGGTTCGAGAGGGGAACATAAAGCAATCAGCAGAGGCAAAGGCCGAAGCCAAGGTTGTGCCAGACATATACCCAGCAAAATAGGTCTTTGTACCCGCGAAATGCTTCTCCAGATCCTGACGATAGGGACCATCCCCCACCAATGCGAGGCGAGCCGAGGGCATGGCATCCAAGATCAACTTGATGCGGTCGATTTCTTTCTCGGCAGAGAGTCGGCCCACATAGAGAAGCAAGGGCGCATCTGGATTTCCTTGACTGAGCAGCATGCGCATATCCGCCGACGCTAACTCTGGCTGAAAGGTATCAATATCCACCCCGCGCTGCCACAGGGCCAGACGTTCAATTCCCTGTTCCCCCAGCTCTTCTACCATGGCATTCGAGGTACAGAGGTTTAAGAGGGCCTGATTATGCCCCGCTTTGAGCATTTCCCACAGCACCCCTTCAAACATACCTAAGCCGTAGTACTTCAAATAGTGGGGCAAGTGGGTATGGTAAGACGCGACCAAGGGGATGTGGTGCATCTTACTAAAGAATAATCCAGCTAATCCCAGCACCGCCGGATTGACCACATGGACGAGATCGGGCTGAAACCGAGTCAGGGCATCTCCAATAGAGGGACGAGGGAGCGCTAATTTCAGTTCAGGATAGAGGGGGAGGGGAAAAGCAGAAACACCATGAACTTGGGCTCCCTTATATTCCGTGATGCCACCATCGGGTGAGAAAACTAAAACTTGGTGACCGTCTTGTTGTAAATGGGCAACCGTATGACAGAGGCGGGTGACGATTCCATCTACCTTAGGCAGGAAGGTTTCAGTAAAAAAGGCAATTCGCATGGATACAGTTGCATCGAAAGGAGCAATGGAACATCCCAGAAGAGGGTCTGGCGTCCCAGGATACGGTGTGGCCTTTAGGCCTTCTTCTCAAAGTACCAGGAAGTCGGAATGTTTAGAACTGCTTTCTAGGAGAACCAACTAGCGGGCGGTGAGGGAATCGAAGGGAAAGTCTTATCGATTAAGCCGTTAAGCCTTGCACACAGGCTTCCACTTCAGCGGCTTGGGTGGGTAAAGCCGACGTTAAGACCTGGCATCCCTCGGCCGTGACCAGCACATCATCTTCAATTCGAATTCCACGGACATCTTCAAATTGGGCCAGTCGATCCCAATTGACACAATCCCGATACTGCTGGCGGAGGTTAGGGTTCTGGAGCAGAGCAGGAATTTGGTAAAAGCCGGGTTCAATGGTGACCAGCATCTGAGGGCGTAAGGGCCGATCTAAACGCAGATAGCGTAACCCCCTGCGATCGCATCTCTGTCTCCCCGGTGCATAGCCTGCCAAGTCCCCTAAATCTTCCATGTCGTGCACATCCAACCCTAGTAGGTGGCCAATCCCATGGGGGAAAAACAGCGCATGAGCATCCCGGTCTACCAGGGCTTCAGGCTGTCCCTTGAGAATGCCGATCTCGACCAGACCCGAGGCAATGGTCTGAGCCGCCAACAGATGCAGATCGCGAAATTCTACCCCAGGTCTGATGGCGGCAATACAAGCATCATGAGCCGCCAGGACCAGGTCATACAGATCACGCTGGGTGGCAGAAAACTGTCCTGATACTGGCCATGTTCGGGTAACATCGGCAGCCCAGCCTAGGGGCGTTTCTGCCCCAGCATCCACTAACAGCAATTCGCCCGGTGCCAAGGCATGGGGATAAGCATCGTTATGAAGGACTTCGCCGTGAACTGTGACAATGCTGGCATAAGCCGTCGAGCATTGGTGGGCCATCATCACGAACTCAATTTCGGCTCGAATCGCTGCTTCAGAGGCGTGATTAAGGGTTGATCTCATCCCATGCAAATGAGCTGCCACCGTAATGTCGGCCGCCTGCTGTAGCTGGGCCAGAGCAAACTCATCCTGCTGTAGCCGCAATTGAATAAGGGCATTCGCTAGATGATAATCCCGGTTGCCCTCCTGATCCTGACTCTCTTGAATCGGCGGAATAGGACGTCCTAGCCACTCGATTTGCTGTTGATGGGTCGCTGATGAGGGGACAGGCAAGGTAGCTGCATGGCTTGCCCAGCTAGAGACCGCAGAGAGAGGTAAGTGAGTCTCAGCCCCGATCTGATCTGCGATTTCGGCTCGACTCAAGCTCGGACCATGCCATAGGGCGGCATCGGGGTGGGGCTCATCCCAAAATAAGGTCAGCTGACCCGCCTCTAGGCCAATCACCGCATTTTGTAGGGGCAATCCAGCCAAGTACAAAAAATGACTGCTGGCACGAAAGGGAAACTGATTGGCAGCAAAGTTGCGGGGAGGGGCTACTCCAGACCAGAACAGTGCTTTACCTTGGAACTGTTGTCCTAGCTGGTGGCGTCTATGGCGTAAACAAGACTGATCTGTGGGGGTTAACACCCTTACCTCGTTCTCACATTCGGAAATTTACGAGCCGTATTGCCAATATAAAGAAAAGACAGCCCCGCAATCAAAGCGCCAACTAACCATTTAATCGTCTGTTTGAAGAGTTGAGCCGGTTGTCCAGAGGCTCGATTGATCTGGCTTTGCAAGCTAGCCAAATTCGATTTGAGTTGCCCTAAGACGCCTGCTTTAATCGTTTCTTGATCCCGCCCTTCCGTCAACTGCGGCTGAAATTTTTGTGCCCATTCCGCCACTTCTGCCGCCGGGGCCTCACTCAAACGCTGCTCCAGATTTTTAATGTCCGCCGCTTGTTTCACCAAGGCTGCGCTGGTGGTCTGGTTCTGTCTCCCTAATCGGAGGCTATCGGAAATCCCTAAAGGAATCATCAGACAGTAAATCACGCCAATAATGATGGCTAAAGCAGGTATCACCTGAAAGCAGAACCGATCCAGGGACTGACGGAATCGACGCCCCCCAGAGATCACCAATGCAAAGCCAATCAGCGGCACGGGAGACCGCTCAACCAAGCTACCAATGGTTTCTAATTCCCAGGCTGGATCTTGCAGCTGGGGCGGAATTAAAAGAGCCAAGGTATCCACTAAGGTCAATAGCAGCAGCCCATAGCCTGCGATCCGCAATACAAAGGTAGACAGCCACTGATTCTTACTGGGCGGTGCAGGCGTCGATGGAGCAGGTTGTTGTTTTGCCATGGATAATCAGTTCTCGTACAGTACAGGACAGATAAGCCACCTCACTTGCTAAAGACTCAGGTTAGGCATGCGATTTCGCCACCATTCATGCCAGGATAACCAATTTGATTCCAAAATAGAGAAAACTTGCTGAGGGGGCTGCTGATTCAAGGGCATCGACAGATGCATCCAAAGACAGCGATCGTCAATATAGTCTCGGCCCAGCAGATACCAATGGCTATTCCAATTGTGGATAAAATGCCCCTCTTCCACCGTCCCTAATCCCCCTGGATCCAGACAGGCACTCAAGTAAGCTCGATCCCCATGGGTATAGACGGCATAGTAGTTCGCTCCTTGCTGGCGCACTTGCAGCTGAGGTAAAGGCTGCAGGGCTTGATCTGCAATCGGGTAATTTTCTAGAAAGCGGAGCAAGTCCCCGGTGGTACCCGTCACATAGCTCATGTCAATTTGAAGATCCAGACCTTGGACTAGATATTGATATTGATGCTGAGCCAGGATTTCAGAATAGGCATTGCCTTGTTGCCCCGGACGGGCCTGGCTGCGGTTTAGGGTTGCCTGCTTCAGGGGCACCTGTTGAGGAAACTGAAAGGGTTGGCGATCCAGGGTCATGGCCTTCCACAAGATTCCGGCTTGAACCACTACCGCGCCCGCCAGCACGGGTGCAACGGTCAGCAACCGCCATCGAGGCAAGGTCGCTGGGGTACTCGAGGTGCTGCCCGTCTTGGGCGTATCCTTGCGATGGAGAAGAAAGACACAAAAGCCCGCAAAGATCAGCATGGCTAGCACGGGAAAAAGATTCGAGCCTTCCCCTTCATGCCAATAGTGAAAAGCCTCTTGATAGTCGGATGCGGCCAACAGGGTCATCACGCTTAAGCGAATCACATTCACCCCATAGGCTAAGCCCACGCCCACACAAGGCACCACCAGCTTCTCCCACCCGCGAGTGGGCACCATCACCAGAAAGATGAGGGACAGTCTCAGGAGTTCCAGCATCGCCTTAAGCCCCGAGCAGCCTCGATAGACCTCAATGCCGCCTCCAGGCAGGAGAACAAACACCCCCTGGCGCTTCACCTCCACCCCTACGTACCAGAGCATTGCCGTTGTGGATTGGGCCGCCACTTCACTAATGTTGATGATTTGATCGGTCCATTGGGCCAAAATCCCTTCGGGGAGGGCTAAGACCAACAAAACCCCCAGCTCTCTACGATAGGTGCCCAAGCGCTTGGCACTGGAGGCTAATAGCCCCAACCCCAAGCAAAAGAGAAAAGGCTGAATCCGCACAAACGGATCGTAGTCAGGCATCACCCAACTTTTATACCAGGCCCAAGCAATCAGTAGACATCCAGCAGCCGTTGAATAGGGTTCGCTGCGCAAGGGCAAACCCTGGCGTCGCGTCCAAACCGAATAGGAAACAATGGCCCAACAGAGACCCATAATGGCGACCAAATCGGCATTCCGGGTGTGTATCCACGCCAAGCTCAAGTTGAGAAGCGCTAAACCCACCGCAATAGCTCCCAAGCAAAGCTCAGGGCGTTGGGCCAGTTGGTACCGTTGCCAAAGACTAAAGGGGTTCATAAGGACAGTGACAGAGAGGAGGATGCGTCATTCCCAGCCAATTCAGAGTCAATGATAAATACATCTGACCCGACTGGGGAGAATTTCCCTATCAATCCATCTATTGGGCCGTTCGGGCAAGTGGGCTAGTATTACAAGCCCCTGCAATCTTAAAGGGGACTGTTTTTGTAAACTTACGTTTCTTATGAGGCTTTTGCACTTCGACATGGAGGTGCGGTCCCGTACTCCAGCCCGAATTACCGCTATAGCCAATCAGCTGTCCTGCCTTGACGCGGTCCCCTGACTTGATGGAGACTTTGCTGCGGAAGCCTTGCTGCAGATGCACATAGACAGAGCGATACCCTTCATCATGCTCAATCCAAACATAATTGAAGCGAGAAATATTTTCCTTGCCGCCCCCGGTATCGGGGTATTTATCCTGAACGGCAATCACCTTCCCTGCCCGCATGGCATAGACTGGGGTACCGATACTGGTAGCTAAATCATAGGCATATTCCATTCGGCCTCGGTGGGTTCTGCCCCGAATCCCTTGACTTAACCAGCCCTGACCATTGAGGGGATGACAAAATCCTTTGAGGGGGGAGTCTACGGAAGCTTGCTTAGCCAATGGTGCATCCACAAAGGCTGGATAGTAAATTTCGGAGGATGAAGGGGTAAACCGAGAGCCACCTGTGGCGGGTTCTCCACCGCCAATATCATTATGGGAAAATAGCGGCTCCTTGGGGCGACGCTGATCGGTTACTTCTGGTAGTTGAGCCATGACTTTGGGCAAGCTAGGGAGCAGCGTACTAGCGGTTAACACGCAGGTGGCAATCACATTGCGCCAACGTTGCTCATTTAGAGCTTGGCGGACTTGCTTGGGAGTAACCACTCCCTGCTGAACCAGAATTTCGCCCAGTCTTTGATGGCTAGTTCGTTGAGTGGCTAACGCATCACGCAATTGGGCTGAACTAATTAGCCCTTTTTGCAGTAGGACTTCACCCACTCTAATTTTGTCTTGATGGCGCCGCATGATCACTAATTGCTCCTAGGGGGGAATTCTTGCAGAGAGAGGACAAATAAGCTGATGAAATGGCGCAAACAGGTCCATTCCCGGTATTCAACCGAGTCCTTGACAATCTGAAGCCGTCGTTGAGTTAAGGGAACAGATGGGTATGATTGAAATTTTTCGCCGACAGAATAAAGCTAAAACTCTGAAATCATCCCTATACCTAGTTTTCCCTGATTTAGGTAAAAAGCGATCTCTTGTGCCAAAGAACTTTGACTCCAGGAGCTATGACCAGTAATGTTTTGACTGCAAGGGTATCTCAACATTGAATTAAACAGTTGGTCATAAACGGGTGATTTGCATAAAAAAGACATGATTCATCAATCGATGTTTAGGCTAAACCCATGGTTCGCCCATGGGTTACCTCCGTTGCCCAGAGTGCGGCAATGTTGCCAAATCGGAATCCTGAGTCTATTGACATTGGGACTATCACCAGCCCAAGCGTGTACCCATGCTTGGCAAGGGAAAGAATATACAGAACTTCCTGCTGAATTTTGCCCCGGCTATGCCGATGCTCTATTGGGGAAGCAAGGGCTATATGAATATGGCAGCGTCGTGTGCGATCGCAAAGAAGGATCGTACTTTTTCCTGCAGCGGCTTGTCCGCTACACCAAAAACCAAAAGGCCGTCTGGAAAATTGTCCAAATTAAACCCCTGTCAAAACTGCACCAGGATGAACTGGCCTTGAGTCAAGGCTGCCAGCAAACCGATCAGGACCGACAGGCCATTTTTGCCATTGTCCGAGAAGACTCAAAAGCGTTAACCACCCGAAGGGCTTGGGCTATCGACTTTTCTAACGAAGCCCTGATTAACCTCGATCCCACCACGGTAATCTGTCAAAGTAGCGATCCGCGCTTCGTCCCCTAGCTCCTCTTGGGGCTACTCAATGGTTTGACTGGTGACATCTACCGCCTGGACATCAATGGTGCCTGGCTCCGTGGGACGTTGAAAGTTAGCGTTTTCGACGACAACGGATTGGCCACAAAAGGGGCAGGTGGTCTGGGTGTTTTTAAGTCCCGTTAGCGGGTTGCCACAGGAGGGACAAGTTCCCTGGATTAAGTTGCGGCCCAACCACCAGCGCAGCCCCACAAATAGGACCACGGGTGTCACCAGGATTAAACCAAATAAGACCAGTAACGATTTGAGCACCCAGCCCAAGCCAATCGATCCGAACAAGACCACAACAATCGCAATGGTCAACCAAGACCGAATCACAGATAAGCCAGCAGAAAAACGCTGAGATTGATTCAGATTCACTAGGGGGCTCCTCAGCTTAAACTAGAGCTGCATTCACTTCCATAGTAGTCGGTTAACTCTCACCCTTGAAGGATGAGTCATTAAACGCAACGGACCCATTACGGGTTCTCGAATTATTTTCTAGAATGCAATGAGTTTTCCTATTTTTTAACCTTTTTCAAACCCATGGGCAGTTCTCCCAATTTTTTGAAGCGCTTAGCCCCTTGGATCATCTCCATGGGACTCAGCAGTGCCCTCGTCTTAGGGTTGGCCTGGCTATTTTTGAAACCAAAGTTGGAATCCACGGATCAGCCCTTGCCATCGCCACAGGTTTCAACCGTCAATTCCGCTCTGGTGGCGTTACGGCCTCTCCCTGCCCAACAGCGGATAGAGCCTCTTAAACAGCTGGCCCAGCAGGGCACTGCCCAAGAACAGAATCAGGCCCGGTATGTGTTAACTGCGGACTTGATTAACCTGGGCCAAGGGGCAGAAGCCCTGCAGTGGTTAGAGGGGCTGGAAGCGCGTTACCCTCTATTAGGGAGCCATATCGCCGTTCTCCAGGCTGAGGCCCAAACCCTAGCGGGGCAGACAGAGCAAGCCACCAAGACTTGGCAGCGCATTATTGCCGACTATCCCCAAGAACCCGCTGCAGCAGAAGCTTTATTTGTACTCGGCCAGCAACAGCCTGAACTCTGGCAGCAAGCCATCGCTGATTTTCCCGCCCATCCTAATACGGTGAAGATTGCTGTAGAGCAGTTAAAGAAAAAGCCCAAGCAGTTGCCTCTGCTGATGTTGATTGCGGAGCATGGCTTATTTTTAACCAATTACGGAGACTACTTAACCCAGCTGACGAAGGAATTCAAAGGCCAACTCAAACCCGCTGATTGGCAAATTATCGCCTTTGGATACTGGGAAAAACAACTGTATAAGGAGGGGGCACTGGCCTATGCCCAAGCCCCCCAGACTGCCCAAACGGCTTATCGAGGTGCACGGGGCTTGCAGCTCGGGGGAGAAAAGAAAAAAGCGATTGCCGCCTATCAAAAAATGATCGCCGCCTATCCCCAGGCCAAAGAAACGCCCCTGGCCTTGAGCAAGCTCGCTAGCTTAGAGAAAGATTTGAGCAAAGCAGCCCAACACTATGATCGGGCCTTTCAGCTGAGTCAAGACCAGCAGCCCACCTTAGCCGCCCAAATCCTCGGGGAGCGAATTCAGCGGTTAGAGAAGGCCAAACAGCCGTCTTCCACCTTTGAGAAAACGTTGCTGCAACAGTTTTCCGCTTCCAACGATGCAGCGGCCCTACGGTGGCAGCAGGCAGAGCGGCAGCGGAAGGCAGGGGATCTGGCTGGTGCCCGCAAGTTGGCCTTGGACATCCAAGCGCAAAATCCCAATAGCCCCCAGGCCGCAACTGCCGTGTTCTGGGCCGGGAAATGGGCCTCCACCGCAGAGGATCGGCAAGCAGCCTTTCAAACCCTCTGGCAGACCTATCCTGACTCCTACTATGCCTGGCGAGCAGCGGTACTATCGGGCTGGAACGTCGGCGATTTTACGTCGATTCGCTCCTTCCAACCCCAAATTCGGTTTCCCAGTACGCAGCTGCCCTTGGCTACCGGCTCTCCTGCCCTAAAAGAGCTATACCAGCTCGGACAGAGCAAAACCGCCTGGGCTCGCTGGCAATGGGAGTTTCGCAATCGCCAGCAGCCCAGCTTATCAGAGCAGCTCACGGATGGATTATTGCGCCTCGGGGTGCAGGAATACCTAGACGGCATTTATATGCTGGCCAATCTGGAAACTCGGGCACGGGAGGAAAACGATCCCGAAAAGCTGGTCGAAAAGTGGCAAGATCATCTGGGCTTTGAACAGGCCCTGTTTCCCTTGGCCTACTTCACCCCCATTCGCAAATGGTCCAACCAGCGCAATCTGAATCCATTGCTGGTGCTGAGCCTGATGCGGCAGGAATCTCGGTTCCAGCCCAAAATCCGCTCCGTCGCGGGAGCCGTAGGGCTGATGCAGGTGCTGCCAGAAACCGCTGAATGGGTGAGTGAAAAAGCAGGTCTCAAAGACTATCAAATCGACGGCATTGATGACAACATCAATCTCGGCACCTGGTACCTGGACTATACCCATCGCAACTACAACGACAATTCCATGCTTGCGATCGCAAGCTACAATGCTGGCCCTGGTAATGTAGATCGATGGGTTAAACAGACTTCAGTGACGGATGTCGATGTGTTTGTCGAAGAGATTCCTTTCCCAGAGACGAAAAACTATGTCAAATCCGTCTCTGAGAACTATTGGAATTATCTCAGGCTCTACAATCCCCAAATCCAACAGCTGATGCGAGAGCAGGCCCAGTAGGTCTGCCTTGGCAGGCTGGCGCTGACGATGCCGTGACTAGGCCCGTCTGTTCTGTTGTCTGCGAGCCGTGATGGCTCGATGGGTTAGTTGTTCAACCGAAGATAGCCCCGCATGCCTGCCCGCAAAGGACTCTGACCATCACGATCTTGGCGATTAACGGAAGATAGCCGGGTATTGGCGTTTTTACGCGCCCAGACCACTAAATCTTCCCCATCCACCCGGATGGTGCCTCCTAAAATCTTGATGGCTAGTTGGCCGTTCTCACATTCCATATTGCGGAGGGCATGCCATTTTTCTCGATGGCTGGTGGGACCATGCCCCCAGATCATCAAGTCCAAAGGAATACCGGACCGGACGCTATAGCCCCGCCCCCAGCACACCCGCCACAGTTCTCGGGCCGTCGTGCATTGCATTTCATAGTCGTTGGAAGGTGCACAATAGCGATAAATATAGCAATCGCTCATATCGCTTTTGGCCAGGGGATAAAAGCTCTGATCCATCATGGCGTCATGGAGCACACCCCAATAGGCCGATACGGGACGAATTTTCGCCGAGATAGGAGCTTGCTTGAGGTTCGCCGTCGAAATCACGCCTTCTTTATTGTCAATTAGCTGCATACTATCGAACAACGGCTCAGTACGCAGATTAGCGTTGGACAATAAAACAGGCCGACCTTGAACAAACCCTTCTACAAAGGTTTGAATGAGTTCACTATCTGAAAGTGAGTCATCAGAGTTGTGAGAGGACATGGCTAAATTCGGTTGGGTAAGGACCATGATGTTGCACCTGCTGTTGAGTCGTTCGTAGCGAAAAAAGTATGAACAGTACGTTCAAATAAAAGCACTGTCATCAGTGAATACCCCCAGCAGAGATTTAAATATAACATCGGCATATTAAGACCCGCACTAATAATCTTGACCTTTGTCAGAAAATATTCAAAAAAATTGGATCTGTGATGGGGCAGAAAGGCTTGCTCCATCAGCAACAGCTCCCTAAACACCGACCACAACCTCTAACATCTATTAGGATTGAAAATGACTGATTCATCATCGAAAGTTCAGCCTTCAGTCCGCCCAGATCAATCATCTTGGGTCCGAGGTCTAACCCCTTTTCGATATCGGGTCAGCGATAAACCTATGTAACGATAGCTGCAACGGAGTGTTCATGCTTAACGTATCGTTTACCTACGACCAGCAAAATTAAGCTCTAAGCGCTTCTTCTCCAGACCCCCGTTCCCTGCCTTAGATCACTCCAGATAAATACAAACCCATGGGTTCAGATAGCATTCGAATTTATACCTTGGCACGGGAGCTGCAGCTAAGCTCCAAAGAAGTGCTTGCCCTCAGCCATCGCTTACACATCGAAGCCACCACCCCCAGCAGCTCGGTCAGTCAGGCAGAGGCGGATCGAATTATGGCAGCGGTGCAAACCAATGGTGCAGCTCCTGCGCCTACCCCACCACCCCAAAAAACTGCAGCATCTCCGCCCGAGATTAATCTGCAGGACCCAGCCTATTACCTCAATCGTGAAATTAGCTGGCTGAAGTTTAATCAACGGGTTTTGCATGAAGCCTTTGATGAGCGCACATTGCTGTTGGAGCGGCTCAAGTTTATGGCTATTTATAGCTCGAACTTGGATGAGTACTTTATGGTGCGCGTCTCGGGCTTAAAGCAGCAAATTGCCGCTCAGGTCACCCAGCGTTCTCTTGATGGATTAACGGCCCAAGCGCAACTCGATGCCATTCACCGGGAGTTGAAACCTGAAATTCAACAACAACATCAATACTTCACGGAATTCCTTAAACCTGAGCTGGCGAAAGAGAATATTTGCCTGCTCGACTACGACAATCTCAATCCGCAACAAGTTGCCTTTCTCCATCAGTATTTTCTAGATCAGATCTTTCCGGTCTTAACGCCATTGGCCGTAGACCCTGGTCATCCATTTCCCTATATCTCCAATCTCAGTCTGAATTTAGCGGTGCTGGTCAAAGACACCCAAACGGGTGATGGACATTTCGCCCGCGTTAAAGTGCCGAGTATGCTGCCCCGGTTTATTGAATTACCGGAGAACAGTTGCGATTGTTCGACCTGCCGCTGGAGTGGCGTCCCCATTGAACAGGTGATTGCCCAAAACCTAGAATTTCTATTTCCAGGCATGACCATTCAGGCCTGTTACCCATTTCGGATTACCCGGAATGCCGATCTAGAGCTGGAAGAAGATGAGGCGGATGATTTACTCCTGGCCATTGAGGAAGAACTGCGCAAACGCCGCTTTGGGTCGGTGGTGCGGATGGAGATTCAAACCGGAACACCAGACTTTATTTGTCAGACCCTGATGCGGGAACTGGAGCTGGATGAAAGCGATGTCTATCATATCGAGGGGCTACTCGGCCTAAGTGATCTGATGGGGCTGGCCTTTCTCCCCTTCCCCCATCTGCAGCAGGCGCCCTGGACTCCCATTGTGCCCTCGCGATTACGCAAGGTGGAACAGTTAGAGATGCCTGTGGTCGCCGCCAATGGGCATCCAGACAAAGCTATCAAGG
The genomic region above belongs to Acaryochloris sp. CCMEE 5410 and contains:
- the ppk1 gene encoding polyphosphate kinase 1, which produces MGSDSIRIYTLARELQLSSKEVLALSHRLHIEATTPSSSVSQAEADRIMAAVQTNGAAPAPTPPPQKTAASPPEINLQDPAYYLNREISWLKFNQRVLHEAFDERTLLLERLKFMAIYSSNLDEYFMVRVSGLKQQIAAQVTQRSLDGLTAQAQLDAIHRELKPEIQQQHQYFTEFLKPELAKENICLLDYDNLNPQQVAFLHQYFLDQIFPVLTPLAVDPGHPFPYISNLSLNLAVLVKDTQTGDGHFARVKVPSMLPRFIELPENSCDCSTCRWSGVPIEQVIAQNLEFLFPGMTIQACYPFRITRNADLELEEDEADDLLLAIEEELRKRRFGSVVRMEIQTGTPDFICQTLMRELELDESDVYHIEGLLGLSDLMGLAFLPFPHLQQAPWTPIVPSRLRKVEQLEMPVVAANGHPDKAIKESPTDIFSVIRGGDLLVHHPYDSFTATVQKFITQAAHDPNVLTIKMTLYRTAADKGLASSPIVSSLIAAAENGKQVVALVELKARFDEENNIVWARKLEKVGVHVVYGLVGLKTHTKIALVVRRESKQIRRYVHIGTGNYNPKTARLYTDLGLLSCRDELGADLTDLFNYLTGFSRHQSYRKLLVAPVNLRDRILELINREIDHQRQSNSGRIIAKMNSLVDPKIIRALYRASQAGVKIDLIVRGICSLKPGVKGVSETINVISIIGRFLEHDRIFYFHNQGQPTVLIGSADWRQRNLDRRVEAVVPIEDPALVAELRELLEIMLSDNRQAWELQPDGTFIQRRPGPDEPERSTHELLMQRATQYAHCLLH